In the Mytilus galloprovincialis chromosome 10, xbMytGall1.hap1.1, whole genome shotgun sequence genome, one interval contains:
- the LOC143047815 gene encoding phenylalanine-4-hydroxylase-like isoform X1 — translation MDNGISSKVGNGPTPEKRQKIENGTGSGHSSVQYHGYLDEKQDYDGSFSLIFTLPEKVGALCGALRIFEKHRVNLHHIESRPSKQDKALYAFFVSCDNKTGGLKEAIKELKEKSTTFSILSRDSDKDAIPWFPRKIVELDRFANQILSYGSELDSDHPGFTDKIYRARRKEFADIAFNYKHGQEIPRVTYTPAEIKTWGTIFRELTKLYPTHACREFNHIFPLLCDNCGFKEDNLPQLQDISNFLQDCTGFRLRPVAGLLSSRDFLAGLAFRVFHSTQYIRHGSKPMYTPEPDICHEVLGHVPLFADPSFAQFSQEIGLASLGAPDEYIQKLATCYWFTVEFGLCRQNGEIKAYGAGLLSSFGELQYCVSDKPETRPFEPSKTAEQQYPITEFQPIYYVADSFDSAKDKMRAFASTIPRPFSVRYNPYTLCVEVIDSKDQIINLTKTIKGDLSLLEDALAKLGNNKKA, via the exons CATTCGTCCGTACAGTACCATGGGTATCTAGATGAAAAACAGGATTACGATGGCAGCTTTAGCTTAATTTTTACATTGCCAGAGAAGGTCGGGGCACTTTGTGGAGCATTGCGAATATTCGAG AAACACCGTGTAAACTTACATCATATAGAATCTCGTCCCTCCAAACAAGACAAGGCACTGTATGCTTTCTTCGTATCATGTGACAACAAAACAGGAGGACTAAAAGAAGCCATAAAAGAACTTAAGGAGAAATCTACAACATTTAGTATATTATCCAGAGATTCGGATAAAGATGCTA TTCCATGGTTTCCACGAAAGATAGTTGAGCTGGATCGTTTTGCAAACCAGATTTTAAGCTACGGATCAGAGTTGGATTCAGATCACCCT GGGTTTACTGACAAAATATACAGAGCAAGACGAAAAGAGTTCGCAGACATAGCATTTAATTACAAACA TGGTCAAGAAATACCAAGGGTTACCTACACGCCGGCCGAAATAAAAACATG GGGAACAATCTTCAGAGAATTAACAAAGTTATACCCAACACACGCCTGTCGTGAATTCAACCACATCTTCCCCCTGTTGTGTGATAATTGTGGTTTTAAAGAGGACAATCTACCACAATTACAAgatatttcaaactttttacaag ACTGCACAGGGTTCAGATTACGGCCTGTTGCTGGATTACTCTCGTCACGTGATTTCCTAGCTGGTCTAGCGTTCCGAGTATTTCATTCTACACAATACATTAGACATGGATCAAAACCAATGTACACCCCAGAACC agATATATGCCATGAAGTACTTGGACATGTGCCTTTATTTGCTGATCCCTCATTTGCACAGTTCTCACAAGAAATTGGATTGGCAAGTCTTGGTGCACCAGATGAATACATTCAAAAATTGGCTACG TGTTACTGGTTTACGGTTGAGTTTGGATTATGCCGACAAAATGGTGAAATAAAAGCTTATGGTGCTGGACTGTTGTCTTCGTTTGGTGAATTACAG TATTGTGTTAGTGACAAGCCTGAAACAAGACCATTTGAACCATCAAAGACAGCTGAACAACAATATCCTATTACAGAGTTCCAACCAATTTATTATGTAGCTGATAGCTTTGATTCGGCTAAGGATAAAATGAG GGCATTTGCATCGACCATTCCCAGGCCTTTCAGTGTCAGATACAACCCTTACACACTCTGTGTTGAGGTTATTGACAGCAAAGATCAGATAATTAATCTTACAAAGACAATCAAAG GCGATTTATCACTGTTGGAGGATGCTTTGGCAAAGTTGGGAAATAACAAGAAAGCATAA
- the LOC143047815 gene encoding protein henna-like isoform X2, producing MEGFMFYCIQHSSVQYHGYLDEKQDYDGSFSLIFTLPEKVGALCGALRIFEKHRVNLHHIESRPSKQDKALYAFFVSCDNKTGGLKEAIKELKEKSTTFSILSRDSDKDAIPWFPRKIVELDRFANQILSYGSELDSDHPGFTDKIYRARRKEFADIAFNYKHGQEIPRVTYTPAEIKTWGTIFRELTKLYPTHACREFNHIFPLLCDNCGFKEDNLPQLQDISNFLQDCTGFRLRPVAGLLSSRDFLAGLAFRVFHSTQYIRHGSKPMYTPEPDICHEVLGHVPLFADPSFAQFSQEIGLASLGAPDEYIQKLATCYWFTVEFGLCRQNGEIKAYGAGLLSSFGELQYCVSDKPETRPFEPSKTAEQQYPITEFQPIYYVADSFDSAKDKMRAFASTIPRPFSVRYNPYTLCVEVIDSKDQIINLTKTIKGDLSLLEDALAKLGNNKKA from the exons CATTCGTCCGTACAGTACCATGGGTATCTAGATGAAAAACAGGATTACGATGGCAGCTTTAGCTTAATTTTTACATTGCCAGAGAAGGTCGGGGCACTTTGTGGAGCATTGCGAATATTCGAG AAACACCGTGTAAACTTACATCATATAGAATCTCGTCCCTCCAAACAAGACAAGGCACTGTATGCTTTCTTCGTATCATGTGACAACAAAACAGGAGGACTAAAAGAAGCCATAAAAGAACTTAAGGAGAAATCTACAACATTTAGTATATTATCCAGAGATTCGGATAAAGATGCTA TTCCATGGTTTCCACGAAAGATAGTTGAGCTGGATCGTTTTGCAAACCAGATTTTAAGCTACGGATCAGAGTTGGATTCAGATCACCCT GGGTTTACTGACAAAATATACAGAGCAAGACGAAAAGAGTTCGCAGACATAGCATTTAATTACAAACA TGGTCAAGAAATACCAAGGGTTACCTACACGCCGGCCGAAATAAAAACATG GGGAACAATCTTCAGAGAATTAACAAAGTTATACCCAACACACGCCTGTCGTGAATTCAACCACATCTTCCCCCTGTTGTGTGATAATTGTGGTTTTAAAGAGGACAATCTACCACAATTACAAgatatttcaaactttttacaag ACTGCACAGGGTTCAGATTACGGCCTGTTGCTGGATTACTCTCGTCACGTGATTTCCTAGCTGGTCTAGCGTTCCGAGTATTTCATTCTACACAATACATTAGACATGGATCAAAACCAATGTACACCCCAGAACC agATATATGCCATGAAGTACTTGGACATGTGCCTTTATTTGCTGATCCCTCATTTGCACAGTTCTCACAAGAAATTGGATTGGCAAGTCTTGGTGCACCAGATGAATACATTCAAAAATTGGCTACG TGTTACTGGTTTACGGTTGAGTTTGGATTATGCCGACAAAATGGTGAAATAAAAGCTTATGGTGCTGGACTGTTGTCTTCGTTTGGTGAATTACAG TATTGTGTTAGTGACAAGCCTGAAACAAGACCATTTGAACCATCAAAGACAGCTGAACAACAATATCCTATTACAGAGTTCCAACCAATTTATTATGTAGCTGATAGCTTTGATTCGGCTAAGGATAAAATGAG GGCATTTGCATCGACCATTCCCAGGCCTTTCAGTGTCAGATACAACCCTTACACACTCTGTGTTGAGGTTATTGACAGCAAAGATCAGATAATTAATCTTACAAAGACAATCAAAG GCGATTTATCACTGTTGGAGGATGCTTTGGCAAAGTTGGGAAATAACAAGAAAGCATAA
- the LOC143047815 gene encoding protein henna-like isoform X3, translated as MEGFMFYCIQHSSVQYHGYLDEKQDYDGSFSLIFTLPEKVGALCGALRIFEKHRVNLHHIESRPSKQDKALYAFFVSCDNKTGGLKEAIKELKEKSTTFSILSRDSDKDAIPWFPRKIVELDRFANQILSYGSELDSDHPGFTDKIYRARRKEFADIAFNYKHGQEIPRVTYTPAEIKTWGTIFRELTKLYPTHACREFNHIFPLLCDNCGFKEDNLPQLQDISNFLQDCTGFRLRPVAGLLSSRDFLAGLAFRVFHSTQYIRHGSKPMYTPEPDICHEVLGHVPLFADPSFAQFSQEIGLASLGAPDEYIQKLATCYWFTVEFGLCRQNGEIKAYGAGLLSSFGELQYCVSDKPETRPFEPSKTAEQQYPITEFQPIYYVADSFDSAKDKMRAFASTIPRPFSVRYNPYTLCVEVIDSKDQIINLTKTIKGDLSLLEDALAKLGNNKKA; from the exons ATGGAAggatttatgttttattgtattcAG CATTCGTCCGTACAGTACCATGGGTATCTAGATGAAAAACAGGATTACGATGGCAGCTTTAGCTTAATTTTTACATTGCCAGAGAAGGTCGGGGCACTTTGTGGAGCATTGCGAATATTCGAG AAACACCGTGTAAACTTACATCATATAGAATCTCGTCCCTCCAAACAAGACAAGGCACTGTATGCTTTCTTCGTATCATGTGACAACAAAACAGGAGGACTAAAAGAAGCCATAAAAGAACTTAAGGAGAAATCTACAACATTTAGTATATTATCCAGAGATTCGGATAAAGATGCTA TTCCATGGTTTCCACGAAAGATAGTTGAGCTGGATCGTTTTGCAAACCAGATTTTAAGCTACGGATCAGAGTTGGATTCAGATCACCCT GGGTTTACTGACAAAATATACAGAGCAAGACGAAAAGAGTTCGCAGACATAGCATTTAATTACAAACA TGGTCAAGAAATACCAAGGGTTACCTACACGCCGGCCGAAATAAAAACATG GGGAACAATCTTCAGAGAATTAACAAAGTTATACCCAACACACGCCTGTCGTGAATTCAACCACATCTTCCCCCTGTTGTGTGATAATTGTGGTTTTAAAGAGGACAATCTACCACAATTACAAgatatttcaaactttttacaag ACTGCACAGGGTTCAGATTACGGCCTGTTGCTGGATTACTCTCGTCACGTGATTTCCTAGCTGGTCTAGCGTTCCGAGTATTTCATTCTACACAATACATTAGACATGGATCAAAACCAATGTACACCCCAGAACC agATATATGCCATGAAGTACTTGGACATGTGCCTTTATTTGCTGATCCCTCATTTGCACAGTTCTCACAAGAAATTGGATTGGCAAGTCTTGGTGCACCAGATGAATACATTCAAAAATTGGCTACG TGTTACTGGTTTACGGTTGAGTTTGGATTATGCCGACAAAATGGTGAAATAAAAGCTTATGGTGCTGGACTGTTGTCTTCGTTTGGTGAATTACAG TATTGTGTTAGTGACAAGCCTGAAACAAGACCATTTGAACCATCAAAGACAGCTGAACAACAATATCCTATTACAGAGTTCCAACCAATTTATTATGTAGCTGATAGCTTTGATTCGGCTAAGGATAAAATGAG GGCATTTGCATCGACCATTCCCAGGCCTTTCAGTGTCAGATACAACCCTTACACACTCTGTGTTGAGGTTATTGACAGCAAAGATCAGATAATTAATCTTACAAAGACAATCAAAG GCGATTTATCACTGTTGGAGGATGCTTTGGCAAAGTTGGGAAATAACAAGAAAGCATAA